GATCGTCGTGGTCGGCGCCGGCTGGATCGGTCTCGAGGTCGCGGCGGCCGCACGCGAGAACGGCGTCGAGGTCACCGTGCTCGAAGTCGCCGACCTGCCACTGCAGCAGGTTCTCGGCGACGAGGTGGCATCGGTGTTCGCCGACCTCCACCGCGAGCACGGCGTCGACCTACGGCTCGGCACGGGCATCGCATCGATCGAGGGTACGGACGGTCGGGTGTCCGCGGTGACCACGAGCGACGGGTCGTCGGTTCCGGCGGCCGCGGTCGTCGTCGGCATCGGTGCGTCTCCGCGTACCTCGCTCGCCGAGGACGCCGGACTCGTAGTCGACAACGGAGTACACGTCGATCCGCATCTCTTCTCCTCCGACCCGGTGATCCTCGCCGCCGGCGATATCGCAGCGGTCGAGCATCCGGTACTGCACCAGCGCATCCGCGTCGAGCACTGGGCCAATGCACTCGCGACCGGCCCGCATGCTGCGCGCTCGATGATGGGCCAAGACGTCGTGTTCGAGGAGCTGCCGTACTTCTTCACCGACCAGTACGACCTCGGCATGGAATACATCGGCTACACAACACCCGGCACGGTTGACGAGGTCGTACTCCGCGGCGACGTCGCCGGCCGAGCCTTCTACGCTTTCTGGCTCACATCGGGCCGGGTCGCTGCCGCGATGCACGTGAACCTGTGGGACGACGGCATCGACCCCGCCAAGGCGCTGATCCTCGACGGCGGACCCGTGGACACAGCGAAACTCGCCGACCCGTCCGTGCCTCTCGCCGAGACCCTCGTACGCTCTGAGGGTTGAGCGACGACCAGACCGCTTCCTGGGTTGACACTTTCATCGTTTCCCGTACGTCTCGGTGCAGACCGCATTGGCGGCGACGAGGATCCCGTTCCGGTGGGTTCGGTTGCTCGTCGGCTGACCCGATCCGCTGGTTTCCCGGTTGCCGGTCTGCCCTCAGCTGACCGGCCGAGAAGATTCTTCAAGAATCTTCGTTTTTCCTTGTGGATAAGGCCTTCTGGCCCCCGATGTTGTCAGTGGCGGCTGGCATGATGTGGGTTATGAGGACGGCGAATCTGATCGACGATGTCGAGACCACCGATGGTCTCGACGTCGCTGCGGCCGCTCGTGCTCAGCTCGCCCGCATCGAGGCTGCGCAGTTCGATGCGGTGTTGGCGTATCTGCGGCAGATCGCGTCGGAGCCGCTCGCCCAGGCCGGTGGGGTGAATGAATGGACCCGTTACGGCGGATCCGGGACACCGTCGGTGTCGGAGTATGCGGTCGCCGAAGTCGGACCCGTCCTCGGCCTGTCCGCCAACGGCGCCCGTGCGCTGATCGCCGATGGCCTGGATCTGGCGTATCGGCTGCCGCGGCTGTATGCGTGTCTGCATGACGGGAGTGTGGATGGGTGGCGGATCCGGAAAGTCGCGCGTGCGACGCGGGGGTTCACCATCGCCCAAGCCTCCGATGCCGACCGGCGGTTGTCGGCTGCGAATGTCGACGGAACGCCGTTGATCGCACGGATCACCATGCCCCGGCTACAGCTGGTGCTCGATCAGATCCGGTTCGTCGACGACCCCCACGGCGCCGAAAAGAAGCGCCGTGAGGCACGCAGGCAGCGGGGTGTGACGATCTGGTTCGAAGACGGCGTCGCCCACCTCTCCGGCACCCTGACCGTCGACGACGGACAACGACTCGACCAACGACTGGACCAGTTGGTGGAGTCGATGCGGTTCCTCGGCGACACCCGCCCCGACCACATCCTCCGATCCGTCGCGATGGGCATGGTCCACGAACCCGACAGCCTCGACGACCTCTACACCCTCGTCGCCGACAAAACCGACGACGCCACCGGCGCGGACGTACCCGCCGAGCCCGAGACTGAGCCTGAGGCCGAGTCTGAGCCGAAGCCGTCGAAGCGGCGCCGCAGCAGAAGGCGTGGGCTGCGGGAGACGGTGCTCTACCTTCATTACGACCGGTGCTGGGGCACCTGGTCACTCGACGACGTCGGCGCCATCACCCGGTCGGAGGCCGAACAGATCCTCGGCAAATCGTCGCGGATCGTGGTGAAGCCGGTGATCGATTTGGAGACCACGATCTCGACCACCGGCTATGTCGCACCGCCCCGGCTACGCGAGCAGACCGCGCTGATGAACGCCCTCACCTGCACATTCCCCTATTGCAACCGTCCGGCGAAACTCGGCGACTACGACCACATCCGTAACTACGCCGACGGCGGACCGACCGACTCACGAAACGGACACCGGCTCTGTAGGTTCCACCACCGGGCAAAGACCTTCACCGCCTGGACCGTCACGTCACCTGCGCCCGGAATCTGGTTATGGCTCTCCCCAGCAGGACGGTCGTACCTCGTCACCGCCGGCACCACCACCAAACTCCCCGGCAGAGTCGCCACCACCGACCCGCCAAAACGAAAACCCGCTGCCGCCTGATACCCCGCCACCTGAGCACCACCGTGGCGGGGCACAGGCATGCCCACGCAAGGCAGCGTCGTCATTCGATTCCAAAGGCAACCAAGTTGTGGGGTCTGACGTCTACCTGGGTACATCGCGATGCCGGGGTGGTCCCGGCACGCGCATTCACTCAGGGGGCAACACCATGAACAATCTCCGCAGGATCACTGTGTCCGGAGCCGCCGGGCTCGCGCTCGTGGCGCCGGTTCTCATCTCGGGCCCCGCGCATGCGGGCTACGACGCACGGGTCACGATCCACGTAAGCGACACGACCGTCCACTCCGGTCAACAGTTCCGCGTACACGGCAAGTACCTCTTCGGCGACAACACGCCGGTCGTCGGAAAGCGGATCCGCGTCCAGTCCAAGAGCCCCAAGGGCAAGTGGACCAACATCAAGGGGGCAACGCTGCGTACGAACGCCGAAGGCCACTACAGGATTCGGGTGATCCTGTCGCGCAAGGGCAACCGGATGCTGCGGGTCAAGGCACAAGGCCCCGACTCCCAGACGGCACCGCTACGCAGTAAGGCGATCAAGGTTCGGGTCCGCTGACCGAGTTCCCGTCGTCTCCAACCGACACGACCGGGGCGCGTCGCTCTCCAGCGGCGCGCCCCGGTCGTCTGTCGGCAGCGCCTTCTTCATCTGTGGACAGACCCGGCTAAGGTCGTACTGAGACGATCAGGAGGGTGCGACGGATGAGCGGACAGCCCGAACAGGGGTTGTCGATCTTCGAATGGGTCGACGATCCCCGGTTCCCGACCGTTCGACGCTACGGCTACGACACGGTCGCGGTCGACGCGTACGTACAGTCGCACGCCGCCGACTCCGAGAAGGCGCGGTCCCAATCCGATGGCGCACGCGCCGAGAGCGAGTCTCTACGCGCCGAGATCCGGCGGTTGCATGCCGATCTCAAGGAAGCTGGCATACCCACCGAATCGGAGATCGTCGGCCAAGTCACTACTCGGCTGATCGATGCTGACACGCGGGCCAAGCAGATTCTGGCCGACGGCGATGCGGCCGCAGAAAAGATCAGGCGCGATGGCCGGATCGAGGCCGATGAGCTCCGCGCGAAGGCGTCCGAGGAGCTCGCCGCGGTTCGCGCCGAACGTCTCGGCGAGGTCGAGCGGGACCGGTCGAAGGCGTCCGAGGACGCCGCCGAGACGCGTGCGGCCGCCCGGTCGGCGGCCGAGAAGATCGTCGGCGATGCCCGACGCGACGGCGACCAGCTCCGTCGGGCGAAGCAGGAGGAGGCAGCCTCGCTGCGCGCCACTGCAACTAAGGAGTCCGATGACGCGCGGGCGAAGGCCGATGCCGAGCTCGCCGAGGCCCGTCGCAACATCGAGGCCGAGCGCACCCTCCATCAACGTGAGGCGCGGGAAGCGCATACGACCACACGCAAACGCGCCCAGGAGCTCGCCGAACGCGCAGAAGGTCGCGTACGCGAGGTCGAAGAGCGGCTCCGGGCCGCGTCGACACAGGCACGAGAGCACCTCGATGCGAGCCGCGCCGAGGCGGATCGCCTCCTTCGACGCACGCGACGTCTCGCCGAGCAACGCATGTCCGAAGCACGCACCGCCGCTGCGGAGGCGGTCACTGCCGAAATCGCGCAGCTCGAACAACGCAAGGCAGACCTCGAAGCACGGATCGAGCACTATCGGCGGCGTGACGACGGCATGCGTACGCGGATCAGCGAGCTTCGCTCGATGGCGGCAGACCTCAGTGGGATCGAGGACGACGAGTCCGAACAGCCTCGATGACCGCGTTCATCGGACCCGGCACGACGGGTCCGTGACCGGGCAGAACCACCTCGACGTCCAGGTCGACGAGCACGCTCAGGTTCGCCGCCGCCTGTTCGGGGTCGGTATGGAAGAAGTCAGGTAGGAGTTGCGGCCCGTCTACGCGCGACGTCGCATGTGCCGTGGCGATCGCGTCTCCGGCGACGAGCGCACGCTCGCGCTCGAAGTAGTACACCGTATGCCCGCTCGTGTGCCCGGGTACGACGATCGGTAGCGGAGAACCCGGAAGGGACCCAGCCTCGTCTATGCTCCGTGCGCTCTGCACGCCGAGGCCTGCGCGGCCGCGCATCAGGATCGAGATCTCACTCGCCCATCGGAGCACGCCCGGCCGTAGGACGTTGCGGACGATATCGCGCGGTCCCGCCTGCTCGAGGAACTCCCTGCGGATGTGCGCCGCCTCACGGTCGCCGGAGTACACCGGCGTGCCGTACGCCTTGGCGAGCCAGGTCAGCCCGCCGATGTGATCGACGTGGCCGTGTGTGACGAGCGCTGCGGCGGCGTCGGCCGGGCGGTGACCGAGCTCTCGAATCGAGCGTTCGAGCAGGTCGCGCTGCCCGACGTACCCGCCGTCGATCAGCAGGAATCCGTCGGGCCCGTCGTACGCGACCCAGTTCACATGCTTGGTACGTACCAGCCGGAGCGAGTCGCTCGCCGGGGTGATCTCCACGTTGTCGACGATACCGCCGGGTGGTCACGCATTGTGAGGGAACTTGTGCCGACCACCCCCGGTAATGGCATCATCGGTGTGTCGGTCGGAAACTCCCGGCCACGGGGAACGAAACAACTCGGAGTTTCGGAGGACACTATGACGACTACACAGAACGGCAGCCCGGCCGGATCGGAGCTGCCGATCTACCAGGGGCTGCTCAACGACCTCGAGCCCGCCGCGCGCGCGACCGTGATCGCACAACAGGGCGAGGGACACGATACAGAGCCGCAAACACCGGACGAAGGGCATCAGCACCTGGCACAGCCCAGCTGAGCGGACACACCCCTCCACAGATCTCGCAGAGGTCAATGTCTAGACCTGAACCGGCGCCCCATTAGGGTGTAGCGGCGGCGCCAGCCGCAGGTAGACAATTGGAGGGAAGTCCATGAGTAAACCGATTTTGCGCACCGTGGCAGTTGCGGTTGCGAGCGTCGGGCTGACTGCAGGGTCGATCGCAGGCGCACAGGCCCAGTCCACATCGTGGGGTGACTCGGGCGGGAGCGGCCCGCTCAACATCAAGTCCTCGAAGGTGGCGCACGGCAAGAAGAAGGTGACGGTCAGTACCAAGATCGCCGACCTTCAGAAGGCCAGGAACCAAGGAGTCGCGTTCCACCTGCGCACGGCGCCGAAGAAGAAGCGCTACGCCGCCGTGGTGTCGGTCCGTAAGAAGGTCACGACCGTCCTCCTCAAGTCCAAGGGTGGGTCGTTCGTACCGGTCAAGTGCAAGGCCCTCAAGACCAAGCTCAACTTCAAGCGTGACCGTGCCAAGGTCGTGATCCCGCGCAAGTGCGTCGGGAAGCCCGGCAAGGTGAGCGCACGGGTCGAGACGGGCAAGGTCGGCGGTAAGCGCCACGATATGACCGCTTGGAGCAAGTACGTCAAGCGCGGTTGAACGAATCTTCTGGCCTGCGGCCCGCGCGCTCGGTGAGCGCGCGGGCCGTTCGTCAGGGGTAGCCTCTGCTTGATGCCCCAGGAGCCGCTGGCCGACTACCACCGCAAGCGCGACTTCACACGCACGCCGGAGCCCGCTGGCCAGGTTGCCACGCCCGACGGCGAGCGACCGCGTTTCGTCGTGCAGCGTCATCGCGCCTCTCGGCTGCACTATGACCTGCGGTTCGAGATCGACGGCGTGCTCGTCAGCTGGGCGGTGCCGAAAGGACCGACCCTCGACCCCGATGTGAAGCGGATGGCGGTCCACGTCGAGGACCATCCGATCGAGTACCTCGACTTCGAGGGTGTGATCCCGTCGGGCGAGTACGGGGGCGGCGACGTGATCGTCTGGGACATCGGCACCTGGGAGCCCCATGCCACCGACGATCCGGCCGCTGCAGTAGCGGATGGCGACTTCCACGCGGACCTGTACGGCACCAAGCTGCAGGGACGCGTCATCATCGTTCGTCGGGGCCCGCCCGGGGACAAGGAGCAGTGGCTGCTCCTGCACAAGCACGACGAGCACGCCGTCTCGGGCTGGGACCCGGAGGATCATCCGCGCTCAGTGCTGTCGGGGCGTACGAACGACGAGGTGAGAGCCGATCCCGATCGGCTCTGGCGCTCCGACCTACCCGCGGAACGCGCCACGATCACGGTGCACTCCCCTGGCCCGAGCGCCGACGAGCTGGCGGCTCTTGACGACCTCGGCGAAAACGGAACGTGGAGCGTCTTCGGCCACGAGATCAGGCTGACGAACCTCGATCGGGTGATGTTCCGTGCGCGTCACGATGAGCAGCCGATCACGAAACGTGAGTTGATGGCGTACGCTGCACGCATCGCGCCGACGCTGCTCCCCCAGCTGGCCGGGCGGCCGATCCTCCTGCACCGCTTTCCCAACGGTGCGCACGTGCACGGCAGCTGGCAGCGACGGCCTCCCGAAGCTGCACCCGCCTGGTTGCCCCGGGTGCTGGTTCGCGGCGGCGACAACGCCACGGCGTACCTCGCGGCCAACGATCCGGCCGGTCTCGTCTGGGCCGCAAACCGCGGCGCGCTGGAGTGGCACACGTGGGCGTCGACGGCCGAGTCGCCCGATAGGCCGACGTACGCCCTGATCGAGATCGACCCGTCGCACCACGGCGCATGGGACGACGTACGCGCCGCGGCCCGGCTCCATCGGACGGCGTTCGAGCATCTGGGCATTGCGGGTTATCCCAAGCTGACCGGTCGCACCGGCCTCGAGGTCTGGGTGCCGGTCACGTCCGGCCCGAGTTTCGATGACACCCGTGACTGGGTGCAGCGGCTGGCCGAGACCATCGCAGGTGTGCAAGCAGGCGTACGAGTGAAGCTTCGGGCCAATGCAAACGTCTTCGGCCGGACGCTGCCGGCGCCGTACAGCCCGGTGGCATCCGACGGCGCACCGGTATCGACGCCGGTCGAGTGGGAGGAGCTCGACGACCCGGGTCTGCGCCCCGACAGTTTCACCATTCGCAACGTACTCGACCGGTTGGCGGATCGTGGCGATCCGTTCGGATCCATCCGGAGCATTCGCCAGTCGCTGCCGGACTTCCGCTGACCACCGGGCTCAGCCGAGAATGCGGCTCTTCTGCGCCTCGAACTCCGCCTCCGACAGCACGCCTCGCTCCTTGAGCGCGGCCAATTCCTTGAGCTGCTCGATCCGCGCGTCCATGGCGGGAGCCGCCGGTGGCGCGACCTGCTGTTGGGGTTGCTCGTAGGCATAGGCACGCTGGGCGTCTTGCTCCGCCCACCGGCCGGCCTGTCGGCGCGAGACACGGTTCGACACGGCGGTCGCCGTACCCGCGATCGCGGCGGTTCTCACGACACCACGGAGGAGACCAGGCATGACATTGCCTCTCTATTCGGCTGCTTCGACGGCGTCGGCCAGAGCCTGCATCGGGATGCGGCCGCTCGCGACCAGCTGCGCGCCCCCACGACGGAGCGCTGCGGCGAACGGCGCGGCCCAGAGGTTCTCGTACACCAGGATGCCCGCTGAGCTGTCCGCCTCGAGGATGCCCGACGCCTCGTTGATGTCATCCTCGTCGAGGAGACCGGACGCGGCTCCGTCGAACTCGGCGAAGTCGAGCGTGCCGTCACCGTCGAAGTCGGCTACTTCCAACCGCGAGACCGAACCGTCGGCTGACTTGGTGACGAAGACGAGGTCGAGGATCCGGATGATGCCGCGGTCCACGAGATCAACGAGCATCGGGAGGCCTTCGCCCGTCATCTTGTTACCAGGGAACTCCACGACCAGATAGTCGACGGGTCCCATCACGTCCGAGGGCGGGTCTGCTTGCTGTGTCATCGTGCCTCCTCGAGGCCGTACGACCGACGAGTGATCGTGATTCTACCGGCGATTCGTTGCCAGCGGTCGGTTTCTCGGGTGACGATGGCCCACGTGACGTTGCGCGCTGAGGCCGATGAGCTGTACGGGCTGCCGCTCGAGGAGTTCGTCGCTTCCCGCAACGCTCGTACGAAAGAGGTACGCGCGA
The sequence above is drawn from the Nocardioidaceae bacterium SCSIO 66511 genome and encodes:
- a CDS encoding FAD-dependent oxidoreductase, with translation MTTQSESAEQSYVIVGGGLAGAKAAETLRAEGFDQRIVLLCEEAEVPYERPPLSKGYLLGNDPRESAYVHEAEWYREHDIELRTSTRVRRIDRFASEVVLTDAERVHYDRLLLATGSEPRRLDVPGADLQGVRYLRTLPDSDAIKQTIEAGGPIVVVGAGWIGLEVAAAARENGVEVTVLEVADLPLQQVLGDEVASVFADLHREHGVDLRLGTGIASIEGTDGRVSAVTTSDGSSVPAAAVVVGIGASPRTSLAEDAGLVVDNGVHVDPHLFSSDPVILAAGDIAAVEHPVLHQRIRVEHWANALATGPHAARSMMGQDVVFEELPYFFTDQYDLGMEYIGYTTPGTVDEVVLRGDVAGRAFYAFWLTSGRVAAAMHVNLWDDGIDPAKALILDGGPVDTAKLADPSVPLAETLVRSEG
- a CDS encoding HNH endonuclease; translated protein: MRTANLIDDVETTDGLDVAAAARAQLARIEAAQFDAVLAYLRQIASEPLAQAGGVNEWTRYGGSGTPSVSEYAVAEVGPVLGLSANGARALIADGLDLAYRLPRLYACLHDGSVDGWRIRKVARATRGFTIAQASDADRRLSAANVDGTPLIARITMPRLQLVLDQIRFVDDPHGAEKKRREARRQRGVTIWFEDGVAHLSGTLTVDDGQRLDQRLDQLVESMRFLGDTRPDHILRSVAMGMVHEPDSLDDLYTLVADKTDDATGADVPAEPETEPEAESEPKPSKRRRSRRRGLRETVLYLHYDRCWGTWSLDDVGAITRSEAEQILGKSSRIVVKPVIDLETTISTTGYVAPPRLREQTALMNALTCTFPYCNRPAKLGDYDHIRNYADGGPTDSRNGHRLCRFHHRAKTFTAWTVTSPAPGIWLWLSPAGRSYLVTAGTTTKLPGRVATTDPPKRKPAAA
- a CDS encoding MBL fold metallo-hydrolase gives rise to the protein MEITPASDSLRLVRTKHVNWVAYDGPDGFLLIDGGYVGQRDLLERSIRELGHRPADAAAALVTHGHVDHIGGLTWLAKAYGTPVYSGDREAAHIRREFLEQAGPRDIVRNVLRPGVLRWASEISILMRGRAGLGVQSARSIDEAGSLPGSPLPIVVPGHTSGHTVYYFERERALVAGDAIATAHATSRVDGPQLLPDFFHTDPEQAAANLSVLVDLDVEVVLPGHGPVVPGPMNAVIEAVRTRRPRSH
- a CDS encoding ATP-dependent DNA ligase gives rise to the protein MPQEPLADYHRKRDFTRTPEPAGQVATPDGERPRFVVQRHRASRLHYDLRFEIDGVLVSWAVPKGPTLDPDVKRMAVHVEDHPIEYLDFEGVIPSGEYGGGDVIVWDIGTWEPHATDDPAAAVADGDFHADLYGTKLQGRVIIVRRGPPGDKEQWLLLHKHDEHAVSGWDPEDHPRSVLSGRTNDEVRADPDRLWRSDLPAERATITVHSPGPSADELAALDDLGENGTWSVFGHEIRLTNLDRVMFRARHDEQPITKRELMAYAARIAPTLLPQLAGRPILLHRFPNGAHVHGSWQRRPPEAAPAWLPRVLVRGGDNATAYLAANDPAGLVWAANRGALEWHTWASTAESPDRPTYALIEIDPSHHGAWDDVRAAARLHRTAFEHLGIAGYPKLTGRTGLEVWVPVTSGPSFDDTRDWVQRLAETIAGVQAGVRVKLRANANVFGRTLPAPYSPVASDGAPVSTPVEWEELDDPGLRPDSFTIRNVLDRLADRGDPFGSIRSIRQSLPDFR
- a CDS encoding SHOCT domain-containing protein, with amino-acid sequence MRTAAIAGTATAVSNRVSRRQAGRWAEQDAQRAYAYEQPQQQVAPPAAPAMDARIEQLKELAALKERGVLSEAEFEAQKSRILG
- a CDS encoding DUF6325 family protein, which encodes MTQQADPPSDVMGPVDYLVVEFPGNKMTGEGLPMLVDLVDRGIIRILDLVFVTKSADGSVSRLEVADFDGDGTLDFAEFDGAASGLLDEDDINEASGILEADSSAGILVYENLWAAPFAAALRRGGAQLVASGRIPMQALADAVEAAE